From a single Sinorhizobium sp. RAC02 genomic region:
- a CDS encoding aminotransferase class III-fold pyridoxal phosphate-dependent enzyme codes for MNDMLKTTPDVSLEAAAALLAEHYGLSGTLSPLASERDQNFKVETPAGTFILKIVNAAEPAVESDFQTALLAHVDAHAGDLPVPHIRPTVTGASLARITSTNGVSHRIRLVSWVDGQPLAETNRSDAALESLGRMLGRFDAALKGFMHPGALRDLDWDIRKAGRSAERLHHVSASEDRALLQRFLARFTKLAPRLATLRAAVIHNDANDWNVLVDPADQDRISGLIDFGDALHAPLIAEVAIASAYAGLDHTDPIGAAAAIARGFHAEYPLLEEEIDLLYDLIALRLVTSVTISASRRSHTEDNPYLAISERPAWTLLRKLDRMNPRFATAILRKACGFEAAPGARAVTDWIARNRESLAPLLERPTATYPAALVPYGDPTHPMTIKSAAEQPDEAQAIWETYCGETGVELGIGPFGEERTVYAGEMFVSRFIEGARRTHHLGFDLFMAAGTKVFTPLPATVVSVEVEPDPLGYGCLIALRHEPEGCPPFVTLWGHLAHEAMGRLKAGDQLDAGALVGEMGAPAENGGWAPHLHLQLSTDTSLSATEILGVGEPRYLDVWAELFPDARTFAGIAAEFYERSGRSHEEIVKMRRELLLPNLSISYDKPIKFVRGDGVWLIDDGGRAYLDCFNNVCHIGHAHPAVVEAMTKQAATLNTNTRYLHDNIVAYAERLTATLPKELTVAGFVNSGSEANSLALRLMRAHTGRENAITLDWSYHGTTQELIDISPYKFRRKGGKGPKPHVHIAAVPDSYHAPADWPIEEHGKRFAESVAEQIAIMQAKGEGPGFFIAESIPSVAGQVFLPEGYLKEVYRLVREAGGVCIADEVQVGFGRVGSHWWAFETQGVVPDIVTMGKPIGDGHPLAAVVTTREVTDSFNNGMEYFNTFGGNPVSCAVGLAVLDVIESQDLRGNALAIGNYLMDAFCDMQKRHEVIGDVRGLGLFLGIELVTDRRTRAPATDFARAVSNGARRRGVLMGTEGPHDNVLKMRPPMIFSKRDADYLIAVLEDTFADVAKTLG; via the coding sequence TCATCCTGAAGATCGTCAACGCCGCCGAGCCCGCGGTGGAGAGCGATTTCCAGACGGCCCTGCTTGCCCATGTCGATGCGCATGCCGGCGATCTGCCGGTACCGCATATCCGGCCGACCGTGACGGGTGCCAGCCTTGCCCGTATCACCAGCACGAACGGCGTCAGCCACCGCATCCGGCTGGTCAGCTGGGTCGATGGCCAGCCGCTGGCCGAGACGAACCGCAGCGATGCCGCACTCGAATCCCTCGGCCGTATGCTCGGCCGTTTCGATGCCGCGCTGAAGGGCTTCATGCATCCCGGCGCGCTTCGCGATCTCGACTGGGATATCCGCAAGGCCGGCCGTTCGGCCGAGCGGCTGCATCACGTCTCGGCGTCGGAAGACCGCGCGCTGCTCCAACGCTTTCTTGCGCGCTTCACCAAGCTTGCGCCGCGTCTTGCAACCTTGCGCGCCGCCGTCATCCACAACGATGCGAACGACTGGAACGTGCTGGTCGATCCCGCAGATCAGGACCGCATCTCCGGCCTCATCGATTTCGGTGATGCGCTGCATGCACCGCTGATCGCCGAAGTCGCCATCGCGAGCGCCTATGCCGGCCTCGACCATACCGATCCGATCGGTGCGGCGGCTGCGATCGCCCGCGGTTTCCACGCCGAATATCCGCTGCTGGAAGAGGAAATCGACCTCCTCTACGACCTCATAGCCCTGCGTCTCGTCACCTCCGTGACGATCTCCGCTTCGCGGCGCAGCCACACGGAAGACAACCCCTATCTCGCCATCAGCGAGCGACCCGCCTGGACGCTGCTGCGCAAGCTCGACCGGATGAACCCGCGTTTTGCCACCGCCATCCTGCGCAAGGCCTGCGGCTTCGAGGCGGCACCCGGCGCCCGCGCCGTCACGGACTGGATTGCCAGAAACCGCGAGTCGCTTGCCCCCCTCCTCGAGCGGCCGACCGCGACCTATCCGGCAGCACTTGTGCCCTATGGCGACCCCACCCATCCGATGACCATCAAGTCAGCCGCCGAGCAGCCGGATGAGGCGCAGGCGATCTGGGAGACCTATTGCGGTGAAACCGGTGTCGAACTTGGCATTGGTCCGTTTGGCGAAGAGCGCACCGTCTATGCCGGCGAGATGTTCGTCTCGCGCTTCATCGAGGGCGCGCGCCGCACCCACCATCTCGGCTTCGATCTCTTCATGGCGGCCGGGACCAAAGTGTTCACGCCGCTGCCCGCAACCGTCGTCAGTGTCGAGGTCGAGCCCGATCCGCTCGGCTACGGCTGCCTGATTGCCCTGCGACATGAGCCGGAAGGCTGCCCGCCCTTCGTGACGCTCTGGGGCCACCTCGCCCATGAGGCGATGGGCCGCCTGAAGGCCGGCGACCAGCTGGACGCCGGCGCCCTCGTCGGCGAGATGGGCGCGCCGGCGGAAAACGGCGGCTGGGCGCCGCATCTGCATCTCCAGCTCTCGACCGATACCAGCCTCTCCGCCACAGAAATCCTCGGCGTCGGCGAGCCGCGTTATCTCGATGTCTGGGCGGAACTCTTTCCCGATGCGCGCACCTTTGCCGGCATTGCCGCGGAGTTCTACGAACGGAGCGGCCGCTCGCATGAAGAGATCGTGAAGATGCGGCGCGAACTACTGCTGCCCAACCTCTCCATCTCCTACGATAAGCCGATCAAGTTCGTTCGCGGCGATGGCGTCTGGCTGATCGACGATGGCGGCCGGGCCTATCTCGACTGCTTCAACAATGTCTGCCACATCGGCCACGCCCACCCGGCCGTCGTAGAGGCGATGACGAAGCAGGCCGCAACGCTCAACACCAATACCCGCTACCTGCACGACAACATCGTCGCCTATGCCGAGCGCCTGACGGCGACGCTGCCGAAAGAGCTGACGGTCGCCGGCTTCGTCAACAGCGGCTCGGAGGCCAACAGCCTGGCGCTGCGCCTGATGCGGGCGCATACCGGCCGTGAAAACGCCATCACGCTCGACTGGTCCTATCATGGCACGACGCAGGAGCTGATCGACATCAGCCCCTACAAGTTCCGTCGCAAGGGCGGCAAGGGTCCGAAGCCGCATGTCCATATCGCGGCAGTGCCCGATAGCTACCACGCGCCTGCGGACTGGCCGATCGAGGAGCACGGCAAGCGTTTTGCCGAAAGCGTCGCCGAGCAGATCGCCATCATGCAGGCGAAGGGCGAAGGGCCGGGCTTCTTCATCGCGGAATCCATCCCGAGCGTCGCCGGTCAGGTTTTTCTGCCGGAAGGCTATCTCAAGGAGGTCTACCGGCTGGTGCGCGAAGCGGGCGGCGTGTGCATCGCCGATGAAGTGCAGGTCGGTTTCGGCCGCGTCGGCAGCCATTGGTGGGCCTTCGAGACGCAGGGCGTCGTGCCGGACATCGTGACCATGGGCAAGCCGATCGGCGACGGCCATCCGCTGGCCGCCGTGGTGACGACCCGCGAAGTGACCGACAGCTTCAACAACGGCATGGAGTATTTCAACACCTTCGGCGGCAATCCGGTTTCCTGTGCCGTCGGCCTTGCGGTGCTCGACGTCATCGAAAGCCAGGACCTGCGCGGCAATGCGCTGGCGATCGGCAACTACCTGATGGACGCCTTCTGCGACATGCAGAAGCGCCATGAGGTTATCGGCGACGTGCGCGGCCTCGGCCTGTTCCTCGGCATCGAACTGGTGACCGACCGCAGGACCAGGGCGCCCGCGACCGACTTCGCCCGTGCCGTCTCCAACGGTGCCCGCCGCCGCGGCGTGCTGATGGGCACCGAGGGGCCGCATGACAACGTGCTCAAGATGCGCCCGCCGATGATCTTTTCGAAGCGAGACGCCGATTACCTGATCGCCGTGCTCGAAGACACCTTCGCCGACGTCGCAAAAACGCTCGGCTAG
- a CDS encoding amino acid ABC transporter substrate-binding protein, giving the protein MRNAILAMAAATLAAGTAAHAGTLDVIKERGEVRCGVSQGVLGFSVPDKNGVWGGFDVDFCRAVAAAVIGNPDKVAYVPLSTKDRFTALQSGEVDLLSRQTTWTLSRDTDLGMSFVGVNYYDGQAFMVSKDVGVTSVKDISGASVCTETGTTTEQNMADYFSANKIEYQVIAFEKPDQTIQAFNTGRCDVYSTDASALYAQRLTLNDPDRFTVLPEVISKEPLGPAVRQGDEQWFKVVRWTLFALIEAEEMGITKENAASLLESGTTAQKRFLGIDSEAGKAMNLDPKWAYNAVSAVGNYGEVFERHLGKDSPLKIDRGLNRLWSDGGLMYAPPVR; this is encoded by the coding sequence ATGAGAAACGCAATTCTGGCCATGGCCGCAGCCACGCTCGCTGCCGGCACGGCCGCCCATGCCGGCACGCTCGACGTCATCAAGGAACGCGGCGAAGTCCGCTGCGGCGTGAGCCAGGGCGTGCTCGGCTTTTCCGTGCCCGACAAGAACGGTGTGTGGGGCGGCTTCGACGTCGATTTCTGCCGCGCAGTTGCCGCAGCCGTGATCGGCAATCCGGACAAGGTGGCCTATGTGCCGCTTTCCACCAAGGACCGCTTCACGGCGCTGCAATCCGGCGAAGTCGATCTCCTGTCGCGCCAGACCACTTGGACGCTGTCACGCGACACCGATCTCGGCATGAGCTTCGTTGGCGTCAACTATTATGACGGCCAGGCCTTCATGGTCAGCAAGGATGTCGGCGTGACCAGCGTCAAGGACATTTCCGGCGCCTCCGTCTGCACGGAAACCGGCACGACGACCGAACAGAACATGGCCGACTATTTCAGCGCCAACAAGATCGAGTATCAGGTCATCGCCTTCGAAAAGCCGGACCAGACGATCCAGGCTTTCAACACCGGCCGCTGCGACGTGTACTCCACCGACGCTTCGGCGCTCTATGCCCAGCGCCTGACGCTGAACGATCCGGACCGCTTCACCGTGCTGCCCGAGGTGATTTCCAAGGAGCCGCTCGGCCCGGCCGTTCGCCAGGGCGACGAGCAATGGTTCAAGGTCGTGCGCTGGACACTCTTCGCGCTGATCGAGGCGGAGGAAATGGGCATCACCAAGGAAAACGCCGCCTCACTTCTCGAAAGCGGCACCACCGCACAGAAGCGTTTCCTCGGCATCGACAGCGAGGCCGGCAAGGCGATGAACCTGGATCCGAAATGGGCCTATAACGCGGTTTCCGCCGTCGGCAACTATGGCGAAGTCTTCGAGCGCCATCTTGGCAAGGACAGCCCGCTGAAGATCGACCGCGGCCTCAACCGGCTGTGGAGCGACGGCGGCCTGATGTACGCACCGCCTGTCCGCTAA
- a CDS encoding amidohydrolase family protein, whose product MTTLPPSGRFDGPVLLTARWVIGHRDGHHVIFDDGVVVFEGDKLVFVGHDYPGEVTERIDYGNAIISPGFVDLDSLSDIDTTVLAFDNQPSWKKGRVWPKSYMDRGPYEMYTQEELAFQKRYAFAQLIRNGVTTSLPIASLFYREWGETVAEFSAAADAAHDLGLRVYLGPAYRAGNSYVDENGRIAFHFDEERGLRNFAESLAFAERIEGLGSPTVRAMLAPDRIETGTPDLMRRTVAAGRDLDIPIRLHCCQSELEFDRITSAYGMTPLEWLDSIGALSDRMLLPHGELVAGTRNVERAGRDLDILRDAGATLVHCPIVSARHAGFMDSFSKFRAMGVRIGLGTDTWPCDFIQNMQVGVLLSRVMDGSIDSVRSEHYFDAGTLGGADALKRPDLGRLQPGAKADIIVIDMGHDRIGHVIDPIQTLMMSSSGRDVRTTIIDGRFVMVDGIIPGFDAKAEQERAQRQFDGLVARYPERTHGHPPVEEIFSSSYPRYRRGA is encoded by the coding sequence ATGACGACACTTCCGCCCTCCGGACGCTTCGACGGTCCGGTTCTCCTGACCGCCCGCTGGGTCATCGGCCACCGTGATGGCCACCACGTGATCTTCGACGACGGCGTCGTGGTTTTCGAAGGGGACAAGCTCGTCTTCGTCGGACACGATTATCCCGGCGAGGTCACTGAACGCATCGACTATGGCAATGCGATTATCTCGCCCGGTTTCGTCGATCTCGACTCGCTTTCGGATATCGACACGACCGTGCTCGCCTTCGACAACCAGCCGTCCTGGAAGAAGGGCCGGGTCTGGCCGAAGAGCTACATGGATCGCGGCCCCTATGAGATGTACACGCAGGAGGAGCTGGCGTTCCAGAAGCGCTATGCCTTCGCCCAGCTCATCCGCAATGGTGTGACGACGTCGCTGCCGATCGCCTCGCTGTTCTACCGTGAATGGGGCGAAACGGTTGCCGAGTTTTCCGCCGCCGCCGATGCCGCACACGATCTCGGCCTGCGCGTCTATCTCGGCCCGGCCTATCGCGCCGGCAACAGCTATGTCGATGAGAACGGCCGTATCGCCTTCCATTTCGACGAGGAGCGCGGGCTTCGCAACTTTGCGGAGTCGCTGGCTTTCGCAGAACGGATCGAGGGCCTCGGCTCGCCAACCGTGCGCGCCATGCTCGCGCCCGACCGCATCGAGACCGGTACGCCGGACCTCATGCGCCGGACGGTGGCTGCCGGCCGTGACCTCGATATTCCGATCCGCCTGCATTGCTGCCAGTCGGAGCTGGAATTCGACCGCATCACCAGCGCCTATGGCATGACGCCGCTCGAGTGGCTGGACTCCATCGGTGCGCTTTCCGACCGCATGCTGCTGCCGCATGGCGAACTCGTTGCCGGTACGCGCAATGTGGAGCGCGCCGGTCGCGATCTCGATATCCTGCGCGATGCCGGGGCGACGCTGGTGCATTGCCCGATCGTATCGGCCCGCCATGCCGGCTTCATGGACAGTTTCAGCAAGTTCCGCGCGATGGGCGTGCGCATCGGTCTCGGCACGGACACCTGGCCGTGCGACTTCATCCAGAACATGCAGGTCGGTGTGCTACTCTCGCGTGTGATGGACGGCTCGATCGATAGCGTGCGCTCCGAACACTACTTTGACGCCGGCACGCTCGGCGGGGCGGATGCGTTGAAGCGGCCCGATCTCGGCCGCCTGCAGCCCGGCGCGAAGGCGGATATCATCGTCATCGACATGGGTCATGATCGCATCGGCCACGTCATCGATCCGATCCAGACGCTGATGATGAGCAGCTCTGGCCGCGATGTGCGAACCACGATCATCGACGGCCGCTTCGTCATGGTCGATGGCATAATCCCGGGTTTCGACGCGAAAGCCGAGCAGGAGAGGGCGCAGCGTCAGTTCGACGGCCTCGTCGCGCGTTATCCGGAGCGCACCCATGGCCATCCGCCGGTCGAGGAGATTTTCTCGTCGAGCTATCCGCGCTATCGCCGCGGCGCCTGA
- a CDS encoding flavin reductase family protein, whose amino-acid sequence MIGTIIPRPIALVTTVDEHGGFNAAPFSFFNCLSADPPILAIGVENNADMSFKDTGHNIRMTEVFTVNIVSHTIAEAMHACGTKYPRGVDELKQAGLTAMPGTKIAAPWIKEAPAAFECRRHITLELGKSRQIIMGEIIFAHYQEGAVDSALHVDPNVIDAIARLGGDTCSTIRDRFEMLTPKLA is encoded by the coding sequence ATGATCGGCACGATCATTCCGCGCCCGATCGCGCTGGTGACGACGGTCGACGAGCATGGCGGCTTCAATGCAGCTCCGTTCAGCTTCTTCAACTGTCTGTCTGCCGATCCGCCGATCCTTGCCATCGGCGTCGAGAACAATGCCGACATGTCCTTCAAGGATACCGGCCACAACATCCGCATGACAGAGGTGTTTACCGTCAACATCGTCTCCCATACCATCGCCGAGGCCATGCATGCCTGCGGCACGAAATATCCGCGGGGTGTCGATGAATTGAAGCAGGCCGGCCTCACCGCCATGCCCGGCACGAAGATTGCTGCGCCCTGGATCAAGGAAGCGCCGGCCGCCTTCGAATGCCGGCGGCATATCACCCTGGAACTGGGCAAGTCCCGCCAGATCATCATGGGCGAGATCATCTTTGCGCATTATCAGGAAGGCGCGGTGGATTCGGCCCTGCATGTCGATCCGAACGTCATCGATGCCATTGCGCGCCTTGGCGGCGATACCTGCTCGACAATCCGGGATCGCTTCGAGATGTTGACACCCAAGCTGGCCTGA
- a CDS encoding GntR family transcriptional regulator, which yields MANKVGDSGRGRSQAVHRALKRAILDQALSPGAKLPEDSIGERLGVSRTLVREALVRLSEEGLVDLRPNKGATVARPTLEEGRNLFLTRMALERLVVETLSGKLTREQIDVLSAHITAEEASKQEHATSIRLAGEFHTLLAHMTNNASLIRYVNELVARSSLILALYGRPHSSECAVSEHQEILDDLIAGKTDKAVKLMAHHLDSITTRALLPKEEDRNIKDVLSAYAAAEGLA from the coding sequence ATGGCAAACAAAGTCGGAGATTCTGGCCGCGGCCGCTCGCAGGCCGTTCATCGCGCTTTGAAACGGGCCATTCTCGACCAGGCTCTTTCACCCGGCGCAAAGCTGCCGGAGGATTCGATCGGGGAACGCCTCGGCGTCAGCCGGACGCTTGTACGCGAGGCCCTGGTGCGCTTGAGCGAAGAAGGATTGGTCGATCTGCGCCCCAACAAAGGCGCGACGGTTGCCCGGCCGACGCTGGAAGAAGGCCGCAACCTGTTCCTGACGCGCATGGCGCTGGAGCGCCTCGTGGTGGAAACGCTCTCCGGCAAGCTGACGCGCGAGCAGATCGACGTGCTTTCCGCCCATATCACCGCCGAGGAGGCGTCCAAGCAGGAGCATGCAACCTCCATCCGTCTAGCCGGCGAATTCCATACATTGCTCGCCCATATGACGAACAATGCCAGCCTCATTCGCTATGTGAACGAACTCGTCGCCCGCAGTTCCCTGATCCTCGCCCTCTACGGCCGCCCCCACTCTTCCGAATGCGCGGTGTCGGAGCACCAGGAAATCCTCGACGACCTGATCGCAGGCAAGACCGATAAAGCGGTAAAGCTCATGGCCCATCACCTCGATTCGATCACGACCCGCGCCCTGCTGCCCAAGGAAGAAGATCGCAACATCAAGGACGTGCTCTCCGCCTATGCCGCGGCCGAGGGCCTTGCCTAG
- a CDS encoding TIGR00645 family protein: MKSLELLVERIILSSRWILVVFYLGLVAALAVYAVSFLYKFGKVAMNVFVFDDAEMILAMLGLIDAALVASLILMVMIAGYENFVSRFDEAEADVSFLGKLDSGSLKIKVASSIVAISSIHLLQVFLNVQQYTDTKLMWLTFIHLAFVVSAVLLGFLEQIMSKLKG, from the coding sequence ATGAAATCCCTCGAACTGCTGGTCGAACGCATCATTCTGTCGAGCCGCTGGATCCTGGTGGTCTTCTATCTCGGCCTGGTCGCGGCCCTTGCGGTCTATGCGGTGTCGTTTCTCTACAAGTTCGGCAAGGTGGCGATGAACGTCTTCGTCTTTGACGATGCGGAGATGATCCTCGCCATGCTCGGCCTGATCGATGCGGCCCTCGTCGCCAGCCTGATCCTGATGGTGATGATCGCCGGCTACGAGAATTTCGTCAGCCGCTTCGACGAGGCGGAGGCCGATGTATCCTTCCTCGGTAAACTTGATTCCGGCAGCCTGAAGATCAAGGTCGCCTCGTCCATCGTCGCGATCTCCTCGATCCACCTGCTGCAGGTCTTCCTCAATGTGCAGCAATATACGGACACCAAGCTGATGTGGCTGACCTTCATTCACCTCGCCTTCGTGGTCTCGGCGGTGCTGCTCGGTTTCCTCGAACAGATCATGTCCAAGCTGAAGGGCTGA
- a CDS encoding DUF1328 domain-containing protein translates to MLYYAVVFLVIALVAGLLGFGGIAGASAGIAQILFFVFLALLVLSLIAGLFRRA, encoded by the coding sequence ATGCTCTATTATGCTGTTGTCTTTCTCGTGATCGCGCTTGTCGCCGGCCTGCTCGGCTTCGGTGGTATCGCCGGTGCATCCGCCGGCATCGCGCAGATTCTCTTCTTCGTCTTTCTCGCCCTTCTGGTCCTGTCACTGATCGCAGGGCTGTTCCGCAGGGCATGA
- a CDS encoding CsbD family protein, with protein sequence MNWDIIEGKWTEYKGKAQAQWGKLTDDDLDVIQGRRVELSGKIQQHYGLAKEEAERQIDDWARRH encoded by the coding sequence ATGAACTGGGATATTATCGAAGGTAAGTGGACCGAGTACAAGGGCAAGGCCCAGGCGCAGTGGGGCAAGCTGACGGATGACGATCTCGATGTCATCCAGGGCCGCCGCGTCGAGCTTTCGGGCAAGATCCAGCAGCACTACGGCCTCGCCAAGGAGGAGGCGGAGCGGCAGATCGATGATTGGGCGCGCCGTCACTAA
- a CDS encoding DUF3309 family protein: MSTILLVILILLLIGALPNWGYSRGWGYGPSGGLGLIVVILLILVLTGRI; encoded by the coding sequence ATGAGCACCATTCTCCTTGTTATTTTGATCCTGCTTCTCATCGGCGCCCTGCCGAACTGGGGATATAGCCGCGGCTGGGGTTACGGCCCCTCGGGAGGCCTGGGTCTGATCGTTGTCATCCTTCTCATTCTCGTCCTCACGGGACGCATCTGA
- a CDS encoding glycine zipper domain-containing protein: protein MKKTIIAFALIASTVTLTACSQTERGTAIGAASGAIIGGAVTGRAGGALAGAAIGGAAGYLIARSDRSGYCVYRDRYGRRYEARCR from the coding sequence ATGAAGAAGACCATTATTGCGTTTGCGCTCATCGCCTCCACCGTCACGCTTACCGCGTGCAGCCAGACCGAACGCGGTACGGCGATCGGCGCGGCGTCTGGCGCCATTATCGGCGGGGCTGTGACCGGCCGCGCCGGCGGTGCGCTTGCGGGTGCTGCCATCGGTGGCGCAGCGGGCTATCTGATCGCTCGCTCCGATCGGAGCGGCTACTGCGTCTACCGCGACCGTTACGGCCGTCGCTACGAGGCCCGTTGCCGCTAA
- a CDS encoding NepR family anti-sigma factor, which yields MIEPSKDKRRGSGNAPAKAAFDPNGPIGRKLKSFYDVIETEPVPSRLLDLLEKLDEAETRAKGGS from the coding sequence ATGATCGAGCCCAGTAAAGATAAGAGACGCGGCAGCGGCAACGCCCCTGCCAAGGCTGCCTTTGACCCCAACGGTCCGATTGGCCGCAAGCTGAAATCCTTCTACGACGTCATAGAGACCGAGCCGGTGCCGAGCCGTCTGCTCGATCTTCTGGAAAAGCTTGACGAGGCCGAAACCCGGGCCAAGGGCGGTTCCTGA
- a CDS encoding response regulator: MSLSTRIAPHLAYLRRFSRAVTGSQTSGDAYVAAMLEALVTDISLYPEGRNDRIALYRLYCTLFENLDVTLPDNTSPFGWERQAAANLANLPPAERKAFLLVAVEGFDISEAADILDVSEEHFAELLDEASRDISSQVATDIMIIEDEPLIAMDIEDMVRGLGHNVTGIARTHSEAVELYHRTSPRMVLADIQLADGSSGIDAVNDILKNSTIPVIFITAFPERLLTGEKPEPAFLVTKPFNPDMVKALISQALFFDEQARLAKSA, translated from the coding sequence ATGTCACTTTCCACCCGTATTGCACCGCATCTCGCCTATCTGCGGCGGTTTTCCCGTGCCGTCACGGGTTCCCAGACATCCGGTGACGCCTATGTCGCTGCCATGCTGGAGGCGCTCGTCACCGATATCTCGCTTTACCCCGAGGGTCGCAACGACCGGATTGCGCTTTACCGGCTCTATTGCACGCTCTTCGAGAACCTCGATGTGACGCTGCCGGATAACACCTCGCCCTTCGGCTGGGAGCGGCAGGCCGCCGCCAACCTCGCCAACCTGCCACCGGCCGAACGCAAGGCATTCCTGCTGGTCGCTGTCGAAGGCTTCGACATTAGCGAAGCCGCCGACATTCTCGACGTTTCGGAAGAACACTTCGCCGAATTGCTCGACGAGGCGTCGCGCGACATTTCCAGCCAGGTCGCGACCGACATCATGATCATCGAGGACGAGCCGTTGATCGCCATGGACATCGAGGACATGGTGAGAGGTCTCGGCCACAATGTGACCGGCATCGCACGCACGCATTCGGAAGCGGTCGAGCTCTATCACCGCACCTCGCCGCGCATGGTGCTGGCGGATATCCAGCTGGCCGACGGCTCGTCGGGCATCGATGCCGTCAACGACATCCTGAAGAACAGCACGATCCCGGTGATCTTCATCACCGCCTTCCCGGAGCGGCTCCTGACCGGCGAGAAGCCGGAACCGGCCTTCCTCGTCACCAAGCCGTTCAATCCGGACATGGTGAAGGCGCTGATCAGCCAGGCGCTGTTCTTCGACGAGCAGGCGCGGCTCGCAAAATCCGCATAA
- a CDS encoding RidA family protein translates to MDIKRFETGPRMSQAVVHNGTVYLAGQVGEAGSDVTEQTKQALAEVDRLLALAGTDKTRILSAQIWLADMVDFPKMNAVWDTWAPQGHTPARATGESKLATPDYLVEVIVVAAL, encoded by the coding sequence ATGGACATCAAACGCTTTGAAACCGGCCCGCGCATGAGCCAGGCTGTCGTGCACAACGGAACCGTCTATCTGGCCGGCCAGGTCGGCGAAGCCGGTTCTGATGTCACCGAGCAGACCAAGCAGGCCCTGGCCGAAGTCGACCGCCTGCTGGCGCTCGCCGGCACGGACAAGACCCGCATCCTGTCCGCTCAGATTTGGCTTGCCGACATGGTCGATTTTCCGAAGATGAACGCTGTCTGGGACACCTGGGCGCCGCAGGGCCACACGCCCGCCCGCGCGACCGGCGAATCCAAGCTCGCCACGCCGGACTATCTGGTTGAAGTCATCGTCGTCGCCGCACTCTAA
- a CDS encoding gluconokinase, translating into MTNAQAIVVMGVSGCGKTSVAEGLAAALSAAFIEGDSLHPAANVEKMSKGIPLTDDDRWPWLDMIGRAMADTLQDGKSVVVSCSALKTVYRNRLRQAAGGSLAFVFLKGSRELLMARMASRRGHFMPASLLDSQLATLENPSQEPGVVTVDIDASIEQIIAAALVGLKALR; encoded by the coding sequence ATGACGAACGCCCAAGCGATCGTCGTCATGGGCGTTTCCGGTTGCGGCAAGACCTCGGTCGCCGAGGGCCTTGCCGCAGCCCTTTCCGCCGCCTTCATCGAAGGCGACAGCCTGCATCCCGCCGCCAATGTCGAAAAGATGTCCAAGGGCATCCCGCTCACGGATGACGATCGCTGGCCGTGGCTCGACATGATCGGCCGCGCGATGGCGGACACACTGCAAGACGGCAAGAGCGTCGTCGTTTCCTGCTCCGCGTTGAAGACGGTCTACCGCAATCGCCTGCGGCAAGCCGCCGGCGGTTCACTCGCCTTCGTCTTCCTCAAGGGCAGCCGCGAACTGCTGATGGCCCGCATGGCGTCGCGCCGCGGTCACTTCATGCCCGCCAGCCTGCTCGACAGCCAGCTCGCGACGCTGGAAAATCCATCGCAAGAACCGGGCGTCGTGACCGTCGATATCGACGCGTCGATCGAACAGATCATCGCGGCAGCACTCGTCGGGCTGAAAGCGCTCCGCTAG